The following proteins are encoded in a genomic region of Nicotiana sylvestris chromosome 4, ASM39365v2, whole genome shotgun sequence:
- the LOC138889108 gene encoding uncharacterized protein, with amino-acid sequence MARTGSGHRPLLMKNLNVNLNCIKYFRFLNCWLKLPGFYDVVKERWNLEVSDNPVWILQSKLKALSRKLTKWSREDIGDINEAVNNWKAKLQYLEDRDIEDNTEESREEINRAHAEYIRWLSIQDSLLKQKCRIKWFEDGDKNSMYFHCTLREKRQKQQDNEFLCRMPDDEEIKNAVLTLSANSTTGPDGYNGAFFHNCWDIIRKEASAFVLEVFKGKVSPNQSGFVKDIIIYENSLLAQKIIHNILTEIREWVDIVQNLISNVWYSIIINGSRHGFFSSSQGLKQDDPLSPSLFIIAAEVLSRSLKNLHNHPDFTPFAMHDKVPKVNHLAYADDIVIFCSVTSKSIKLVMKQIGNYEDRSGQLVNRDKTVFLTAPKTSANIINRIRQCSGFMDKNFPLNYLGCPLYVGRKRTEYFDILLSKIVKRLNGWKDKLLSYGGKIVLIKGVLQSLPINTLSTMSPPKATFKLIEKYFANFLLG; translated from the exons ATGGCTAGGACTGGTTCTGGCCATAGACCTTTACTCATGAAAAATCTCAATGTGAATCTCAACTGCATTAAATATTTCAGATTTCTAAATTGTTGGTTAAAGCTGCCAGGTTTCTATGATGTGGTTAAGGAAAGGTGGAACTTAGAGGTTTCAGATAACCCCGTGTGGATTTTGCAATCAAAGCTGAAGGCTCTCAGTAGAAAACTAACTAAATGGTCTAGGGAAGACATTGGCGACATTAATGAGGCTGTTAACAACTGGAAAGCAAAACTTCAATATTTAGAGGATAGAGATATTGAAGACAATacagaagagagtagagaagaAATAAACAGAGCCCATGCCGAATACATTAGATGGTTAAGCATCCAAGACTCTCTTCTCAAGCAAAAATGTAGAATAAAATGGTTCGAAGATGGCGATAAAAATTCCATGTATTTTCACTGTACTCTCAGGGAAAAAAGGCAGAAGCAACAG GACAATGAATTTCTCTGTAGGATGCCAGATGATGAGGAGATAAAAAATGCAGTCCTCACCCTGAGTGCTAATAGCACAACTGGCCCAGATGGATACAATGGTGCTTTTTTCCACAATTGCTGGGACATTATCAGAAAGGAAGCCAGTGCTTTTGTGCTGGAAGTCTTCAAAGGGAAAG TTTCCCCTAATCAAAGTGGCTTTGTGAAGGATATAATAATTTATGAAAATTCTCTTTTAGCTCAAAAGATTATTCATAATATCTTGACAGAAATAAGGGAG TGGGTAGACATAGTACAAAATCTGATTTCTAATGTGTGGTACTCCATCATCATTAATGGTTCTAGACATGgttttttctcatcttctcaagGTCTTAAACAAGATGACCCCCTATCCCCCTCCCTTTTTATTATCGCTGCTGAGGTTCTCTCTAGGTCTCTTAAAAACTTGCATAATCACCCGGATTTTACCCCCTTTGCTATGCATGATAAGGTTCCAAAAGTTAACCATTTAGCCTATGCAGATGATATTGTAATTTTCTGTAGTGTTACCTCTAAATCTATTAAGCTTGTAATGAAACAAATTGGCAATTATGAGGATAGATCTGGTCAACTAGTTAACAGAGACAAAACTGTTTTCCTTACTGCTCCTAAGACTTCTGCAAACATAATTAATAGAATTAGACAGTGCTCTGGCTTTATGGATAAGAATTTTCCTTTAAACTACCTTGGTTGTCCTCTCTATGTGGGTAGAAAAAGAACTGAATATTTTGACATCTTGCTTAGTAAAATTGTGAAAAGGCTTAATGGGTGGAAAGACAAACTACTGTCATATGGTGGTAAGATTGTGTTGATCAAAGGTGTCCTTCAATCCTTGCCTATTAATACTCTTTCTACTATGTCACCCCCCAAGGCTACTTTTAAACTTATTGAAAAGTACTTTGCTAACTTTTTGTTGGGGTAA
- the LOC104243425 gene encoding premnaspirodiene oxygenase-like has protein sequence MMSFDLVSIFIFASFLFLLKKWMNSKNQAKRLPPGPWKLPILGSMLHMVGGLPHRVLRDLAKKYGPLMHLQLGEVSVVVVTSPEIAKEVLKTHDLAFASRPKLLAAEIVLYDSSDVAFAPYGDYWRQMRKICVLEVLSTKNVRSFSSIRRDEVVRLIEFFRSSSGKPVNFTKRISLFMSFIICRSAFGTVFKEQDEFIQVMKDVTALLEGFDVADIFPSLKFLHVLTGMRAKAMNLHHKVDDIVDNIINEHKKNLATGKFNGQLGGEDLIDVLLRLKKDGGFQFPITNDNIKAIIYDMFAAGTETTSTTIDWAMVEMIRNASVFAKAQAEVREVFNRKETFDENDVEELKYLKLVIKETLRLHPPLPLMLPRECREETNINGYTIPLKSKVMVNVWAIGRDPKNWDDAESFKPERFEQSSVDFVGNNFEYLPFGSGRRICPGILFGLANIYLPLAQLLYYFDWKLPTGINPSDLDMTESDGASCARKSNLYLIASPYQPSQE, from the exons ATGATGTCCTTCGACTTGGTTTCCATTTTCATATTTGCATCTTTCCTCTTTCTATTAAAGAAATGGATGAATTCCAAAAACCAAGCCAAAAGATTGCCTCCAGGTCCATGGAAACTACCTATTCTTGGAAGTATGCTTCATATGGTAGGTGGACTTCCACATCGTGTCCTAAGAGATTTAGCTAAAAAATATGGACCACTTATGCACCTTCAACTAGGTGAAGTTTCTGTGGTTGTGGTTACTTCACCTGAGATAGCAAAAGAAGTACTAAAAACTCATGACCTTGCTTTTGCATCTAGGCCAAAACTTTTGGCAGCAGAAATTGTCTTGTATGACTCTTCCGATGTTGCCTTTGCTCCCTATGGCGATTACTGGAGACAAATGCGTAAAATTTGTGTCTTGGAAGTGCTCAGTACCAAAAATGTTCGGTCATTCAGCTCGATTAGACGAGATGAAGTTGTTCGTCTTATTGAATTTTTTCGATCATCTTCTGGTAAGCCAGTTAATTTTACAAAAAGGATCTCTCTATTCATGAGCTTTATCATCTGTCGATCGGCATTTGGGACAGTATTCAAGGAGCAAGATGAATTTATACAAGTAATGAAAGATGTTACAGCCTTGCTGGAAGGGTTTGATGTGGCTGACATATTTCCTTCACTAAAGTTTCTTCATGTGCTCACTGGAATGAGGGCTAAAGCTATGAATCTCCACCATAAGGTAGATGACATTGTTGATAATATCATAAATGAGCACAAAAAAAACCTTGCAACTGGCAAGTTCAATGGTCAATTAGGAGGTGAAGATTTAATTGATGTACTACTAAGACTTAAGAAAGATGGAGGCTTTCAATTTCCAATCACCAACGACAACATCAAAGCTATTATTTAT GACATGTTTGCTGCGGGAACAGAAACAACATCAACCACAATTGATTGGGCCATGGTGGAAATGATTAGGAATGCAAGTGTATTCGCCAAAGCTCAAGCAGAGGTAAGAGAAGTCTTTAACAGAAAAGAAACTTTTGATGAAAATGATGTCGAAGAGTTGAAATACCTAAAATTAGTCATTAAAGAAACTTTAAGACTCCATCCTCCGCTTCCACTTATGCTTCCAAGAGAATGTAGGGAAGAAACAAATATAAATGGCTATACTATTCCTTTGAAATCGAAAGTAATGGTTAATGTTTGGGCTATCGGAAGAGATCCAAAAAATTGGGATGATGCAGAAAGCTTTAAGCCTGAGAGATTTGAGCAGAGCTCTGTAGATTTTGTTGGTAATAATTTTGAATATCTTCCCTTTGGTAGTGGCAGGAGAATTTGCCCTGGAATATTATTTGGTTTAGCTAATATTTATTTACCACTAGCTCAATTATTGTATTATTTCGATTGGAAACTCCCTACTGGAATCAATCCAAGTGACCTAGACATGACTGAGTCGGATGGAGCAAGTTGTGCTAGAAAGAGTAACCTTTACTTGATAGCATCTCCGTATCAGCCTTCTCAAGAGTGA